A region of Maridesulfovibrio sp. DNA encodes the following proteins:
- a CDS encoding aldehyde ferredoxin oxidoreductase C-terminal domain-containing protein has translation MPRILRINTRTKEFKFEELGDYAGLGGRALTSRVVNTEVPGNCHPLSAENKLVWAAGILAGSGAANSGRLSCGAKSPLTGGIKESNSGGQFAQVLPRLDIQAIIFEDKPETDAPFSIVEIYADRVEFKDASPIVGMDNYPAHEELKKMYGDKVVTALAGPAGEQCLAASTIQFSDPHLNPARSAGRGGMGAVMGSKKIKAVVLDSAAKGRVKPVNEEAFKVARKRWLEILMGHPVTSEGLPAFGTAILVNIINEAGALPTKNFRYGRFDDVADISGEKIAEVIESRGGKTKEGCHTGCVIQCSQRYNDKDGNYLTSGFEYETVWGFGANCLINDIDDIATMDRICDEKGIDTIEMGCTMAVAMDGGVLNWGDSKAGIELLKKVGSSDAMGRIIGNGADFAGQAFGVDRIPTVKGQGLPAYDPRSVKGVGVTYATTPMGGDHTAGYAVATNILKVGGDVDPLSKEGQIELSKNLQIATATIDGLGLCLFVAFAVLDTEDAVQCMCDLVAATHGIEFTADDFIALGVNTLKDELDFNRKAGFTKNDDQLPRFFCEEKLEPHNTVWEYTVEELQAAKV, from the coding sequence ATGCCCAGAATCCTTAGAATTAATACCCGTACCAAGGAGTTCAAATTCGAAGAACTCGGTGATTACGCAGGTCTTGGCGGACGCGCTTTGACTTCAAGAGTCGTAAACACCGAAGTTCCCGGTAATTGTCATCCTCTTTCCGCCGAAAACAAGCTCGTTTGGGCTGCCGGTATCCTCGCCGGTTCAGGCGCTGCCAACTCCGGCAGGCTTTCTTGCGGTGCAAAGTCTCCTCTGACCGGTGGTATCAAGGAAAGTAACTCCGGTGGACAGTTTGCACAGGTTCTGCCCCGTCTCGACATTCAGGCTATTATCTTTGAAGACAAGCCTGAAACTGACGCCCCGTTTTCCATTGTTGAAATTTATGCTGACCGTGTAGAGTTTAAAGATGCTTCTCCTATTGTGGGCATGGACAACTACCCCGCACACGAAGAACTTAAAAAAATGTACGGCGACAAAGTTGTTACCGCTCTGGCAGGACCTGCCGGTGAGCAGTGCCTGGCTGCTTCCACTATCCAGTTTTCCGACCCTCACCTGAATCCCGCACGTTCCGCTGGCCGTGGCGGCATGGGCGCAGTTATGGGTTCCAAAAAGATCAAGGCAGTTGTTCTTGATTCTGCAGCAAAGGGCCGTGTCAAGCCTGTTAATGAAGAAGCATTCAAAGTTGCCCGTAAACGTTGGCTTGAAATCCTCATGGGCCATCCCGTAACCAGTGAAGGTCTGCCTGCGTTCGGTACCGCTATTCTCGTTAATATCATTAACGAAGCCGGCGCTCTGCCCACCAAGAACTTCCGCTATGGTCGTTTTGATGATGTTGCCGACATTTCCGGTGAAAAAATTGCTGAAGTCATTGAATCCCGTGGTGGTAAGACCAAAGAAGGTTGCCATACCGGTTGTGTTATCCAGTGCTCTCAGCGCTATAATGACAAAGACGGCAACTACCTGACCTCCGGTTTTGAGTACGAAACCGTTTGGGGTTTCGGTGCAAACTGCCTGATCAATGATATTGACGATATTGCCACCATGGACCGCATATGTGACGAAAAAGGTATCGACACCATTGAAATGGGTTGTACCATGGCAGTTGCAATGGACGGTGGGGTTCTTAACTGGGGCGACAGCAAGGCTGGTATCGAACTGCTCAAGAAAGTCGGTTCTTCCGATGCTATGGGCCGCATCATCGGTAACGGTGCAGATTTCGCGGGTCAGGCTTTCGGCGTAGATCGCATCCCTACCGTAAAAGGTCAGGGACTTCCCGCATACGATCCCCGTTCCGTAAAGGGTGTCGGCGTTACCTACGCTACCACTCCCATGGGCGGTGACCATACTGCCGGTTATGCTGTAGCTACCAACATCCTCAAGGTCGGTGGTGATGTTGATCCTCTTTCCAAGGAAGGACAGATCGAACTTTCCAAGAACCTCCAGATTGCTACCGCAACTATTGACGGCCTCGGCCTCTGTCTGTTTGTAGCCTTCGCGGTTCTGGATACCGAAGATGCCGTTCAGTGCATGTGCGACCTCGTCGCTGCTACCCACGGAATTGAGTTTACCGCTGATGACTTCATTGCACTCGGTGTAAATACCCTTAAGGATGAACTTGATTTCAACCGCAAGGCCGGTTTCACCAAGAATGATGACCAGCTGCCCCGTTTCTTCTGCGAAGAAAAGCTTGAGCCTCACAACACTGTATGGGAATACACTGTTGAAGAACTTCAGGCTGCAAAAGTCTAA
- the secF gene encoding protein translocase subunit SecF — MGLQIIKPDTKIDFIGAKNKAFMISALLILLGLGSLIMNGGPKYGIDFAGGIVVQVKFDKKVEVKTVKSALKAAKLPGLVVQSFGHDDDNEILLRTSSSDISSSEVRNNISAGLESGLKGTGFEIQRLEMVGPKVGADLRTKAIEALYFAVLLIAIYISGRFEQRWFAAAIMAGGLFAGISALQLLGMSTTVLIFGALFITVGLCWYLKLNYALGAIVALIHDVVITVGIFSLLGKEFDLTIIAALLTIIGYSLNDTIIVFDRIRENLLGKVSKSLAETINISINQTLSRTILTSGTTLLVVAALFALGGGVIHDFALALLIGVGVGTYSSIFVASPILLGFGPGAIEDDKGEAEAA, encoded by the coding sequence ATGGGATTGCAGATAATTAAACCCGATACCAAGATTGATTTTATCGGAGCAAAGAACAAAGCGTTCATGATATCCGCTTTGCTGATCCTGCTCGGGCTCGGTTCGCTTATTATGAACGGCGGCCCAAAGTACGGCATTGACTTTGCCGGCGGTATCGTGGTTCAGGTTAAGTTTGATAAGAAAGTTGAAGTAAAAACCGTTAAAAGCGCCTTGAAGGCAGCCAAGCTTCCCGGACTGGTTGTCCAGAGCTTCGGTCATGATGATGATAATGAAATCCTGCTTAGGACTTCATCTTCCGATATCAGTTCTTCCGAGGTTCGGAACAATATTTCAGCCGGGCTGGAGTCCGGTCTGAAAGGAACCGGATTTGAAATCCAGCGTCTGGAAATGGTTGGCCCCAAAGTCGGTGCCGACCTGCGCACCAAGGCTATCGAGGCCCTTTACTTTGCTGTGCTCCTGATCGCGATTTATATTTCCGGTCGTTTTGAGCAGCGTTGGTTTGCAGCGGCAATCATGGCCGGTGGTCTTTTTGCCGGAATCAGTGCATTGCAGCTGCTGGGAATGTCCACCACAGTGCTTATTTTCGGTGCGCTGTTCATTACTGTGGGACTCTGCTGGTACTTGAAGTTGAATTACGCACTGGGTGCAATTGTGGCGCTCATTCATGACGTCGTGATCACTGTCGGTATCTTCTCCCTGCTCGGCAAGGAGTTTGATCTGACCATTATCGCGGCGTTGCTGACAATCATCGGTTACTCCCTGAACGATACTATCATCGTTTTTGACCGTATCCGTGAGAACCTGCTTGGCAAGGTCAGTAAGTCACTTGCAGAGACCATCAATATCAGTATCAACCAGACTCTGAGCAGAACCATCCTTACTTCCGGCACCACCCTGCTGGTTGTTGCGGCCCTGTTTGCTCTGGGCGGCGGTGTAATCCATGATTTCGCCCTCGCTCTGCTCATCGGTGTAGGTGTTGGTACCTATTCCTCGATCTTCGTTGCCAGCCCCATCCTTCTCGGATTCGGTCCCGGCGCAATTGAAGACGACAAAGGTGAAGCTGAAGCAGCTTAG
- a CDS encoding sulfotransferase family 2 domain-containing protein yields MHYPFFFLHIPKTAGTTLNHIFAAKFPEETICSVYTKEEIDYFKGITAKDMEHIQLVQGHIFVHNFDDFFSGFLGKYAFTFLRDPVSRVVSEYNFLRTWPGHHLYHYLNTEKITLTEYVSSQRPELIYRGKDLMTRSLCGAEGTGGSMLERAKKNLQKMHLFGITERFDESLLMLKRMMNLENVLYEKRNVRRKKSEITDDEVAVVKEYNQSDIELYDFACRLFEQRVSDLGTDFKQELNFFKKMNERYQRIADLLMQKNEDEDADFILGK; encoded by the coding sequence GTGCATTACCCTTTCTTTTTTTTGCATATTCCCAAAACCGCAGGGACAACTTTAAATCATATTTTTGCTGCCAAATTTCCTGAAGAAACCATCTGTTCCGTATATACAAAAGAAGAGATTGATTACTTTAAAGGCATTACCGCTAAAGATATGGAACATATCCAGCTAGTTCAAGGCCATATCTTTGTTCATAATTTTGATGATTTTTTTTCCGGTTTTCTAGGCAAATACGCGTTCACTTTTTTGCGAGATCCAGTTTCACGAGTTGTCTCAGAGTATAATTTTCTGCGCACCTGGCCCGGACACCATCTGTACCATTATTTAAACACTGAGAAGATTACTTTAACCGAGTACGTCAGTAGTCAACGTCCTGAGCTTATTTATCGGGGAAAGGACTTGATGACTCGGTCGCTTTGCGGTGCTGAGGGAACTGGTGGCTCTATGCTTGAAAGAGCAAAGAAAAATCTGCAAAAAATGCATCTTTTTGGAATTACCGAGCGATTTGATGAGAGTCTGTTGATGCTGAAAAGAATGATGAATCTTGAAAACGTGTTGTACGAAAAGCGTAATGTCAGGCGTAAAAAAAGTGAGATTACTGACGACGAAGTTGCTGTTGTGAAAGAGTATAACCAGTCGGATATTGAACTTTATGATTTTGCATGCCGTCTCTTTGAACAGCGTGTTAGTGATTTGGGAACCGATTTTAAGCAGGAGTTGAATTTTTTTAAGAAGATGAATGAGCGTTATCAGCGGATAGCAGATCTTCTTATGCAGAAAAATGAAGATGAAGATGCAGATTTTATTTTAGGTAAGTAA